In Acidobacteriota bacterium, one DNA window encodes the following:
- a CDS encoding DUF1501 domain-containing protein: MNSQQEFLKAVTRRHFFFRGGMSIGSIALAGMLDDRLLSAPAPDARHPMAPKAGHFEPKAKNVIFLFMSGGPSQLDMFDNKPRLTEMDGQNVAEGTLDGKRFAFLRGTPQALASPYSFGQYGESGGEVSELLPHLAEVVDDLTIVKSVHAEQFNHAPAQLFMNTGHHLIGRPSMGSWLTYGLGSENRDLPGFVVLQSGPVEVFAGNSCWGPAFLPTVYQGVQFRSQGDPVLFLSDPEWMTRKARRQSLDTLKKLNQRQYEAVGDPEILTRIASYELAYRMQTSVPELMDINGEPEHIHRMYGTEPGKESFANNCLLARRLVERGVRFVQLYHHGWDHHGLIASGSIIHKEGLQTRCLEIDQASAALVKDLKDRGLLEDTLVVWGGEFGRTPMNEHPGKYPGRDHHPYAFTMWMAGGGTKPGTTVGKTDELGFDIVEDPIHMHDMHATILHLLGLDHTRLVYKFQGRQFRLTDVGGHVVDKLLA; encoded by the coding sequence ATGAACAGCCAACAGGAGTTTTTGAAAGCCGTCACCCGCCGTCACTTTTTCTTCCGGGGAGGGATGAGCATCGGGTCCATCGCCCTGGCCGGGATGTTGGACGACCGGCTATTGTCGGCGCCCGCCCCGGATGCCCGCCATCCCATGGCGCCGAAAGCGGGGCACTTCGAACCCAAGGCCAAGAACGTTATCTTCCTTTTCATGTCGGGCGGTCCTTCTCAGCTCGACATGTTCGACAACAAGCCGCGGCTCACGGAAATGGACGGCCAGAACGTCGCGGAGGGAACGCTGGACGGCAAACGGTTCGCCTTCTTGCGAGGGACGCCTCAGGCCTTGGCTTCTCCCTACTCTTTCGGTCAATACGGTGAGTCGGGGGGCGAGGTCTCGGAGTTGCTGCCCCACCTCGCCGAGGTCGTGGACGACCTGACCATCGTAAAGTCGGTCCACGCGGAGCAGTTCAACCACGCTCCGGCACAATTGTTCATGAACACGGGGCACCATCTCATCGGCCGGCCCAGCATGGGTTCGTGGCTGACCTACGGGCTGGGCAGCGAGAACCGCGACCTCCCGGGCTTCGTGGTCCTGCAATCGGGTCCGGTGGAGGTCTTCGCCGGCAATTCGTGCTGGGGTCCTGCATTCCTTCCCACCGTCTATCAGGGAGTCCAGTTCCGGTCCCAGGGCGATCCGGTACTCTTCTTGTCCGATCCCGAATGGATGACCCGCAAGGCTCGCCGCCAATCGCTTGACACTCTGAAGAAGCTCAATCAACGGCAATACGAGGCCGTGGGGGATCCGGAGATCCTGACCCGCATCGCCTCCTACGAATTGGCCTACCGGATGCAGACCAGTGTCCCCGAACTGATGGACATCAACGGCGAACCGGAGCACATCCACCGCATGTACGGGACCGAGCCGGGAAAGGAATCCTTCGCCAACAACTGCCTCCTGGCCCGGCGCCTGGTGGAGCGGGGCGTCCGCTTCGTCCAGCTCTATCACCACGGATGGGACCACCACGGACTGATCGCCTCGGGGTCCATCATCCACAAGGAGGGGTTGCAGACGCGCTGCCTGGAGATCGACCAGGCCTCAGCCGCCCTGGTGAAGGACCTGAAAGACCGGGGCCTGCTGGAGGACACACTGGTGGTCTGGGGCGGCGAATTCGGCCGGACTCCCATGAACGAGCATCCCGGAAAGTATCCGGGACGAGACCATCATCCGTACGCATTCACCATGTGGATGGCCGGCGGCGGCACCAAGCCGGGAACCACCGTGGGCAAGACCGACGAGCTGGGATTCGACATCGTGGAAGATCCCATCCACATGCACGATATGCACGCAACCATTCTCCATCTGCTGGGTCTGGACCATACCCGGCTGGTCTACAAGTTCCAGGGACGCCAATTCCGCCTCACGGACGTGGGCGGCCACGTGGTGGACAAGCTGCTCGCATAG
- a CDS encoding B12-binding domain-containing radical SAM protein, with protein MPNALLLYPKHPPTYWGNDYALDIMGIKSTHPPLGLLTVAAMFPSRYNLRLVDLNVTSLEDTDLKWADLVFTSSMIPQRPSLEQVVERCNRAQVPVVAGGPHPTTFHEEMEGIDHFVLDEVEEIFPGFLRDLETGTAKPVYRAPRKPDVTLSPVPRFDLINMNEYYSMSLQFSRGCPFDCEFCDITKLYGRVSRTKSPEQMVAEFDHLYELGWRGPLFLVDDNFIGNKREVSRLLPVIAEWQKEHRYPFTLTTEATVNLVRMNDLMDVMIEAGFESVFIGIETPNPAALKKMKKPQNIDMRDDNYLLTAVRKIQQKGMHVLGGFILGLDEDDENAFDAQIEFIQAAGIPISLIGLLTALKGTNLWDRLERENRLLNKPVEIDDTALNFKPQMDPGVLVEGYLRVIRTIYDATLENYFDRCLTLLDNLNPVPHVYKPVSNHILLAGIMRIRRRLTPEQLPPFSRYIAKVSRNHPRFLLLAIRLAGMGHHCEKFTRQQTVLRGFKEYLKSELASFNEAGWESESAPGMRDEFRQEMLKHANARQKAIPDEFRFYGDGISEALAAFQHALSPEAPLALPVK; from the coding sequence ATGCCGAACGCCCTTCTCCTCTACCCGAAGCACCCACCCACCTACTGGGGCAACGACTACGCCTTGGACATCATGGGAATCAAATCGACACATCCACCACTCGGCCTGCTCACCGTCGCCGCGATGTTCCCATCCCGGTACAACTTGCGCCTGGTCGACCTCAATGTGACTTCGCTCGAAGACACCGACTTGAAGTGGGCGGATCTCGTGTTCACATCGAGCATGATTCCGCAACGCCCCTCCCTCGAGCAGGTCGTTGAGCGCTGCAACCGCGCGCAGGTTCCCGTCGTTGCCGGCGGGCCGCATCCCACCACGTTTCATGAGGAAATGGAAGGCATAGATCATTTCGTACTCGATGAGGTGGAGGAGATCTTTCCTGGATTCCTTCGCGACCTGGAAACCGGCACGGCCAAACCGGTCTACCGAGCCCCGAGGAAACCGGATGTGACCCTGTCCCCGGTTCCCCGTTTCGACCTCATCAATATGAACGAGTATTACTCGATGTCCCTGCAGTTCTCCCGGGGATGTCCCTTCGATTGCGAGTTTTGCGACATTACGAAGTTGTACGGCCGTGTGTCCCGAACGAAATCACCGGAACAGATGGTGGCCGAGTTCGACCATTTGTACGAGTTGGGCTGGCGGGGTCCGCTTTTTCTGGTCGATGACAACTTCATTGGCAACAAACGGGAAGTTTCAAGGCTCCTCCCGGTGATCGCCGAATGGCAAAAGGAGCATCGCTATCCCTTTACACTGACCACCGAAGCGACCGTCAATCTCGTTCGGATGAACGACTTGATGGATGTCATGATCGAGGCTGGCTTCGAATCCGTCTTCATCGGCATCGAAACGCCCAACCCGGCGGCTCTCAAGAAGATGAAGAAGCCTCAGAACATCGACATGCGCGACGACAACTACTTGCTCACGGCTGTGCGCAAGATTCAACAGAAGGGGATGCATGTTCTGGGCGGCTTCATCCTCGGGCTGGACGAAGACGATGAGAACGCGTTTGACGCCCAGATCGAATTCATTCAGGCAGCCGGGATTCCGATCTCACTGATCGGGTTGCTGACCGCACTCAAGGGAACCAACCTGTGGGACCGGCTGGAGCGCGAGAATCGGCTGTTGAACAAACCTGTCGAGATCGACGACACTGCCCTGAACTTCAAGCCGCAGATGGATCCCGGGGTGCTGGTGGAAGGGTATCTCCGGGTCATCAGGACCATCTACGATGCAACGTTGGAGAATTATTTCGACCGCTGCCTGACCCTGCTCGACAACCTCAACCCCGTACCACACGTCTACAAGCCGGTAAGCAACCACATACTCTTGGCGGGAATCATGCGGATCCGGCGGCGCCTGACGCCGGAGCAGTTGCCGCCGTTTTCGCGCTATATCGCCAAAGTCTCCAGGAATCATCCTCGATTCCTGCTGCTCGCAATCCGTCTGGCCGGCATGGGTCATCACTGCGAAAAATTCACGCGCCAGCAGACCGTTCTCCGTGGCTTCAAGGAGTACTTGAAATCAGAGTTGGCATCATTCAATGAAGCCGGATGGGAGTCTGAATCGGCACCGGGAATGCGGGACGAGTTCAGACAGGAGATGTTAAAACACGCAAATGCGCGACAGAAGGCCATCCCCGATGAATTCCGTTTTTACGGGGACGGCATCTCTGAGGCTCTGGCGGCTTTCCAGCATGCGTTGAGTCCGGAGGCTCCGTTGGCCTTGCCGGTCAAGTAG
- a CDS encoding ASPIC/UnbV domain-containing protein yields the protein MASTVGDEKAGNQDYQTNHMALLFEEGLSFSGFERDALFLNREGTRFQDISGVSGIDSISDGRSAVPVDLDNDGDLDIFLTTIQGEGHLLFRNNVGQDKGFIRVELEGTKSGKDAFGAQVRVKTPLGVQTRILSGGSGFMAQPDRRLLFGLGETKEAEWMEVTWPSGVRQRVGPIPSGTSLKLVEEEPDYQALSLPSAALPDPLEEEQVLWSKLEIKRGLPMPELALKTLPEGEEVSLPLEKGTSYLVNLWATWCGPCRREMPELEAAKAKLEENGIQVIGLSLDQGVPLSDVESYARDLGVSYPVYLLEQEDLKKIFAGDEMFVPFSILVDEEGRVADSTAGWGEEAKRKLDRLCR from the coding sequence GTGGCGTCCACGGTCGGCGACGAGAAGGCCGGCAACCAGGACTACCAGACGAACCATATGGCTCTGCTCTTCGAGGAGGGACTGTCCTTCAGCGGATTCGAACGGGATGCCCTTTTCCTGAATCGGGAGGGCACCCGGTTTCAGGACATTTCAGGCGTCTCGGGCATCGACTCCATCTCCGACGGACGCTCGGCAGTTCCCGTCGACCTGGACAACGACGGCGACCTGGACATCTTTCTCACCACCATCCAGGGCGAAGGTCATCTCCTGTTCCGCAACAACGTGGGCCAGGACAAGGGCTTCATTCGCGTCGAGCTGGAGGGGACGAAGAGCGGCAAGGACGCATTCGGCGCCCAGGTCCGGGTGAAGACTCCCCTGGGGGTCCAGACCCGGATCCTCTCGGGGGGAAGCGGTTTCATGGCTCAGCCCGACCGGCGGCTCCTGTTCGGACTGGGGGAGACCAAGGAGGCGGAATGGATGGAAGTTACCTGGCCCTCCGGTGTTCGCCAGCGGGTCGGTCCCATTCCCTCCGGCACCTCCTTGAAGCTGGTGGAGGAGGAACCGGACTACCAGGCCCTGTCCCTGCCGTCGGCCGCTTTGCCGGATCCCCTGGAGGAGGAACAGGTCCTCTGGAGCAAGCTGGAGATCAAACGGGGCCTGCCCATGCCCGAGCTGGCGCTGAAGACGCTTCCGGAGGGAGAGGAGGTCTCGCTTCCGCTGGAGAAGGGAACGTCGTACCTGGTGAATCTCTGGGCCACCTGGTGCGGGCCGTGCCGGCGGGAGATGCCTGAGTTGGAAGCGGCCAAGGCCAAGCTGGAAGAGAACGGCATCCAGGTGATCGGTCTCAGTCTCGACCAGGGGGTTCCCCTCTCAGACGTGGAATCATATGCCCGAGACTTGGGCGTGTCCTATCCGGTCTACCTGCTGGAACAGGAGGATCTGAAGAAGATCTTCGCGGGAGACGAGATGTTCGTCCCGTTCTCGATCCTGGTGGACGAGGAAGGCCGGGTCGCCGACAGCACCGCCGGTTGGGGAGAAGAGGCCAAACGCAAGCTGGATCGCCTTTGCCGGTAG
- a CDS encoding VCBS repeat-containing protein has translation MKLHSAPKSARGIPSARRHPGWPPAVLLLGLLALLPVLGEVELDKAELEQTEELSESLANSLLEFSVTVRERDLKRIGEFFESPSRVTPWPALSGVPASEFKWISTAAPRVTRKRPKKVPRTGLVKSWEKFLESFSSVEDARFQVKGARFNERRAKVEGKGDLKFFLIGRDGKSHRFWVKGTGRLVAVKTGEENWQISEFQLDEVRTMRASADLFSEVCIPAGVSNSLPRYGEPGNDDFVYHGAAAGDLNQDGLQDLVVTGINRNYLYLNQGGQFQDVADKAGISITPPGTAPLLLDYDNDGDLDVFMASVGEQMLFENRLVPSGRLLFFDISQEVGIAVNAIGFSATAGDVNKDGWTDVYVASYNRYGRVMPDSWHRASNGTPNLLFLNQGNGSFREAGAAWGVRDQRWSYAAQFADINGDGRLDLYVANDFGENGYYVNLGDRFEDRAASMGLLDPGNGMGVSFGDFNNDGRIDLYVTNMSSTAGNRILDRLFPQGRGDRSGLKKLAAGNTLFEGLDGGGFRDVSGKFGPFVAGWAWGGVFVDFDNDGWEDLYSPNGFISGKSMKDT, from the coding sequence TTGAAGCTCCATTCAGCACCAAAATCCGCACGGGGGATCCCCTCGGCTCGCCGACATCCGGGTTGGCCCCCCGCTGTTCTCCTGCTGGGTCTTCTTGCCTTACTCCCCGTTCTGGGGGAAGTCGAGCTGGACAAAGCCGAACTGGAACAGACCGAGGAACTCTCCGAATCCCTGGCCAACTCCCTCCTGGAATTCTCGGTGACGGTCCGGGAACGGGACCTGAAACGGATTGGCGAGTTCTTCGAGTCCCCGTCCCGGGTGACGCCGTGGCCGGCTCTTTCCGGTGTCCCGGCTTCGGAGTTCAAATGGATCTCGACTGCCGCGCCCCGCGTCACGCGCAAGCGTCCGAAGAAGGTGCCCCGGACCGGACTGGTGAAGAGCTGGGAGAAGTTCCTGGAGTCCTTCTCATCCGTCGAGGATGCCCGTTTTCAGGTCAAGGGGGCCCGCTTCAACGAGCGGAGGGCGAAAGTCGAGGGCAAGGGGGACCTCAAGTTCTTCCTGATCGGGCGTGACGGCAAGAGCCATCGATTCTGGGTGAAGGGAACGGGCCGTCTGGTCGCGGTCAAGACCGGGGAGGAAAACTGGCAGATCTCCGAATTCCAGTTGGACGAAGTCAGGACCATGCGGGCGTCGGCAGACCTCTTCTCGGAGGTCTGCATTCCGGCCGGAGTTTCCAATTCGCTGCCCCGGTATGGCGAACCGGGAAACGATGATTTCGTCTATCACGGCGCCGCTGCGGGAGACCTGAACCAGGACGGGCTGCAGGATCTGGTGGTCACGGGCATCAACCGGAACTACCTCTACCTGAACCAGGGCGGCCAGTTTCAGGACGTGGCCGACAAGGCGGGGATCTCGATCACCCCGCCGGGCACGGCGCCGCTGCTCCTCGACTACGACAACGACGGCGATCTGGACGTCTTCATGGCCTCGGTGGGAGAGCAGATGCTGTTCGAGAACCGCCTTGTGCCCTCCGGGAGACTGCTCTTCTTCGACATCTCGCAAGAGGTCGGCATCGCGGTGAACGCCATCGGTTTCAGCGCCACCGCCGGTGACGTGAACAAGGACGGCTGGACCGACGTCTACGTTGCCTCCTACAACCGCTACGGCCGGGTCATGCCCGACTCCTGGCACCGCGCCTCCAACGGGACTCCGAACCTGCTCTTCCTGAATCAAGGGAATGGAAGCTTCCGGGAAGCGGGGGCCGCGTGGGGTGTCCGCGACCAGCGCTGGAGCTATGCCGCCCAATTCGCCGACATCAACGGAGACGGACGGCTGGATCTCTACGTGGCCAACGACTTCGGCGAGAACGGCTACTACGTGAACCTGGGAGACCGCTTCGAGGACCGGGCCGCGAGCATGGGGCTGCTGGACCCCGGCAATGGAATGGGCGTTTCCTTCGGCGACTTCAACAACGACGGGCGGATCGACCTCTACGTCACCAACATGTCCTCGACGGCCGGGAACCGGATCCTGGACCGGCTGTTCCCGCAGGGCCGGGGAGACCGCAGCGGACTCAAGAAGCTGGCGGCGGGAAATACGCTGTTCGAAGGGTTGGACGGGGGCGGCTTTCGGGACGTGAGCGGCAAGTTCGGACCCTTCGTTGCCGGATGGGCCTGGGGCGGAGTCTTCGTGGACTTCGACAACGACGGCTGGGAGGACCTCTACTCTCCCAACGGGTTCATCAGCGGCAAGTCCATGAAGGACACATGA
- a CDS encoding methyltransferase domain-containing protein, which produces MSHSVRRHLHLEIDEYDEIIRQFIPCYDRTLEEVAQAVDLCHPKRVLDLGAGTGALSEAILEKCGDSVVELIDVDDEMLARARMRLQRFGERVRLRRQSFYDSLPPCDAVVASLALHHVPDLDAKARLFGRIHDALAPGGVFVNSDATMPDDASRRAADYAVWAAHMVSRGIPKERAYRHFDEWSDEDTYFPLECELEAMTRAGFDARCIWSQIPISVLVGRKRCGG; this is translated from the coding sequence ATGAGCCACTCCGTTCGCCGGCACCTGCATCTTGAAATCGACGAGTACGACGAGATCATCCGGCAGTTCATTCCCTGCTACGATCGAACGCTGGAGGAGGTTGCTCAGGCAGTCGACCTCTGCCACCCCAAGCGGGTGCTCGATCTGGGCGCCGGGACCGGGGCCCTCTCCGAGGCAATCTTGGAGAAGTGCGGAGACAGCGTCGTGGAGTTGATCGACGTCGACGACGAAATGTTGGCTCGCGCCCGGATGCGGCTGCAACGCTTCGGCGAACGGGTACGCCTGAGACGGCAGTCGTTTTACGACTCCCTTCCCCCTTGCGACGCCGTTGTCGCCTCGTTGGCGTTGCATCACGTGCCGGACCTGGACGCCAAGGCCCGACTCTTCGGACGCATCCATGACGCGTTGGCTCCGGGCGGCGTCTTCGTCAACAGCGACGCGACCATGCCGGACGATGCCTCCCGCAGGGCTGCGGACTACGCGGTCTGGGCGGCGCACATGGTCTCGCGCGGAATCCCTAAAGAGCGCGCCTATCGGCACTTTGACGAATGGTCGGATGAAGATACGTATTTTCCGTTGGAATGCGAACTGGAGGCCATGACCCGCGCCGGATTTGACGCCCGATGCATTTGGAGTCAGATTCCGATTTCAGTGCTGGTCGGCCGGAAACGATGCGGCGGCTGA
- a CDS encoding galactose mutarotase, with translation MDAIKSGSCSVVAGVVSLMVLAGTLSCGPPPDESKETMEPERLFSPSLSSADFGTTPDGESVRIYTLTNSAGIEVRIITYGGIIVSLRTPDRDGNFDDIVLGFDSLEGYLAKHPYFGTLVGRYANRISNGRFTLDGVEYELARNNGDNHIHGGIKGFDKVVWQDRPVEDENGVGIVLEYTSADGEEGYPGKLDVQVTYTLTEDNELVCDYRATTDRATPINLTQHSYFNLAGQGTGNVLRHILELNAAAFTPNDAELIPTGEIRTVEGTPFDFRAEMPIGARINSPYEQIQIGGGYDHNFVLNQEDEGPSPAARVREPMTGRVMEVHTTEPGVQLYTGNFLDGTLTGKGGRVYERRSGFCLETQHYPDSPNRPEFPSTILRPGETYESRTVFRFPDVRGT, from the coding sequence ATGGATGCCATCAAGAGCGGATCCTGCTCGGTGGTCGCGGGTGTTGTCTCTCTGATGGTCCTTGCCGGGACCCTTTCCTGTGGCCCGCCTCCCGACGAATCGAAGGAAACCATGGAGCCCGAACGCCTTTTTTCCCCGAGCTTGTCTTCCGCCGACTTCGGGACCACTCCCGACGGCGAGAGCGTCCGGATCTACACCTTGACGAATTCCGCCGGCATCGAAGTCCGGATCATCACTTACGGCGGCATCATCGTCTCCCTCCGAACCCCCGACCGGGACGGCAACTTCGACGACATCGTCCTGGGATTCGACTCATTGGAAGGCTATCTCGCCAAGCATCCATACTTCGGCACCTTGGTGGGACGCTACGCCAACCGCATATCCAACGGCCGATTCACGCTGGACGGAGTCGAGTACGAATTGGCCCGGAACAACGGGGACAACCACATCCACGGCGGCATCAAGGGATTCGACAAGGTGGTCTGGCAGGACCGGCCGGTCGAGGACGAAAACGGTGTCGGCATCGTCCTTGAGTACACCAGTGCGGACGGAGAGGAAGGGTACCCCGGCAAGCTGGACGTCCAGGTGACCTACACCCTGACGGAGGACAACGAACTGGTCTGCGACTATCGCGCCACCACGGACCGGGCCACGCCCATCAACCTGACCCAGCACTCCTACTTCAACTTGGCGGGCCAGGGAACGGGGAACGTGCTGCGGCACATCCTGGAGTTGAACGCCGCGGCATTCACTCCCAACGATGCCGAACTCATCCCCACGGGCGAGATCCGGACGGTGGAAGGCACCCCTTTCGACTTCAGGGCCGAGATGCCCATCGGAGCGCGAATCAATTCTCCCTATGAGCAGATCCAAATCGGGGGCGGGTACGATCACAATTTCGTCTTGAACCAGGAGGACGAGGGTCCGTCGCCGGCGGCAAGAGTCAGGGAGCCGATGACGGGACGCGTCATGGAAGTGCACACGACCGAGCCCGGCGTCCAGCTCTATACCGGCAACTTCCTGGACGGGACGCTGACCGGCAAGGGTGGACGCGTCTACGAGCGCCGCTCCGGCTTCTGCCTGGAAACCCAGCACTATCCGGATTCACCCAACCGGCCCGAGTTTCCCTCCACGATCCTGAGACCGGGTGAAACCTACGAGTCCCGGACCGTGTTCAGGTTTCCCGACGTCCGGGGAACCTGA